A region of Rhizobium indicum DNA encodes the following proteins:
- a CDS encoding DHA2 family efflux MFS transporter permease subunit, translated as MSERLESARPDETPAIVWLGFMAMCVGMFMAILDVQVVATSLPTIQSALDIDPDQMSWIQTAYLIAEVVAIPLTGFLTRLLTMRWLFVTAICLFVAASAGCAMSGSFGELVAWRVLQGFSGGTLIPSVFSAVFILFRNERQALATTIAGVLAVLAPTVGPIVGGWLTETYSWHWLFLINILPGIASAILAARSLPRQATDPSELRHLDGLSLLLMATSLTSLELSLKEAPTSGWISAYVLSLLAVCLASGGVFIWRTLRRDRPIVDLGNFGDRNFLVGSVLSFVLGIGLFGSVYLMPVFLAFIRGHDALQIGMTMLVTGVAQLITAPIAVALEKRMDARVLSAAGFALFAIGVGMSAFQDPRSDYDAMFWPQVVRGVAIMFCLLPPTRLALGTLPPDRIPDASGLFNLMRNLGGAIGIALIDTIIYTRSEPLGQGLWTRLQAGDVEAATFVGAPLQTISGHSGSFDADTTALLDPLVQTAASVQAINEAWMVIAVLTGCALLSVPFARRPTST; from the coding sequence ATGTCGGAACGACTTGAATCTGCCCGCCCTGATGAAACACCCGCCATCGTCTGGCTCGGCTTCATGGCGATGTGCGTCGGCATGTTCATGGCGATCCTCGACGTCCAGGTGGTGGCGACATCGCTGCCGACCATCCAGTCGGCGCTGGATATCGATCCGGATCAGATGAGCTGGATACAGACGGCCTATCTCATTGCCGAAGTGGTGGCGATCCCGCTCACCGGCTTCTTGACGCGGCTTCTGACGATGCGATGGCTGTTCGTTACCGCCATCTGCCTGTTCGTCGCAGCCTCCGCCGGCTGTGCAATGAGCGGCAGCTTCGGTGAGCTGGTCGCCTGGCGGGTGCTTCAGGGTTTTTCCGGCGGAACCCTGATCCCCTCGGTGTTTTCGGCTGTGTTCATTCTCTTTCGGAACGAGCGCCAGGCGCTTGCGACGACGATCGCCGGCGTTCTCGCGGTTTTGGCCCCGACCGTCGGACCGATCGTCGGCGGATGGCTGACTGAGACCTATTCCTGGCACTGGCTGTTCCTGATCAACATCCTTCCAGGCATTGCCTCGGCAATCCTGGCGGCACGGTCCCTGCCGAGGCAGGCGACCGATCCGTCCGAACTCAGGCATCTCGACGGCCTGTCGCTTCTGCTGATGGCAACCTCGCTGACGAGCCTGGAACTCAGCCTGAAAGAGGCGCCGACGAGCGGCTGGATCTCGGCCTATGTCCTAAGTCTGCTGGCGGTCTGCCTTGCGTCGGGAGGTGTCTTCATCTGGCGAACGCTGCGCAGAGACCGGCCGATCGTCGATCTCGGAAATTTCGGCGATCGAAACTTTCTCGTCGGTTCGGTTCTGAGCTTCGTGCTCGGCATCGGCCTCTTCGGCTCGGTCTATCTCATGCCGGTCTTTCTCGCTTTCATCAGAGGACACGACGCCCTTCAAATCGGCATGACGATGCTGGTCACCGGCGTCGCGCAATTGATCACGGCGCCGATCGCGGTCGCGCTGGAGAAGCGGATGGACGCGCGCGTGCTGTCGGCCGCCGGTTTCGCGCTCTTTGCGATCGGTGTCGGGATGAGCGCTTTTCAGGACCCTCGTTCGGATTATGACGCGATGTTCTGGCCGCAGGTCGTGCGCGGCGTCGCCATCATGTTCTGCCTGCTGCCACCGACGCGACTGGCGCTCGGCACTCTGCCGCCAGACCGCATTCCCGACGCGAGCGGACTTTTCAACCTGATGCGCAACCTCGGCGGGGCCATCGGCATCGCGCTGATCGACACCATCATCTACACGCGCTCGGAGCCGCTGGGACAGGGCCTCTGGACCCGCCTTCAAGCCGGCGACGTCGAGGCCGCGACATTCGTCGGCGCACCTCTCCAGACCATATCCGGGCATAGCGGCAGCTTCGACGCGGATACCACGGCGCTGCTCGATCCGCTGGTCCAGACCGCGGCAAGCGTCCAGGCAATCAACGAGGCCTGGATGGTAATTGCCGTCCTGACCGGCTGCGCCCTGCTCTCAGTGCCCTTTGCCAGGCGGCCAACGTCAACGTGA
- a CDS encoding PRC-barrel domain-containing protein: MDHSKHVRLGTDELTAAVLEGATVYGADDDKVGSVDHVHGSGTSANVVIDVGGVLGIGAKPVSVPISDLDFMRDEDGDVHAVTSWTKDQLKEMPEHRD, translated from the coding sequence ATGGACCACAGCAAGCACGTAAGACTGGGCACCGACGAACTAACGGCCGCAGTCCTTGAAGGCGCTACTGTCTACGGCGCAGATGACGACAAGGTTGGAAGCGTGGACCACGTGCACGGTTCAGGCACCAGCGCAAATGTCGTCATCGACGTCGGTGGGGTTCTCGGCATTGGCGCGAAACCTGTTTCCGTGCCGATCAGCGATCTGGACTTCATGCGAGATGAAGATGGCGACGTTCACGCAGTTACGTCCTGGACAAAAGATCAGCTGAAAGAAATGCCTGAGCATCGAGACTAA
- a CDS encoding DNA polymerase III subunit epsilon: MLIESSGILSKPVDHASRIRVVDLETAGNGPNDVCEIGWQDVVLGHDGRWRVDDERGSLLINPGRPISPETMAIHHIVDAEVATAPFWKEIAASVLRPEGGVIALAAHRASFEQRYCTPRFSRGAAWICTWKCALRLWPELPRFSNQMLRYLRMPEGLVHAIGLPAHRAMPDAYVTGHHLRDMLNESTFEQLVKWSSEPGLLPRVPTGPERGKSWDRVDIAVLQAFARDRDTDVRFSAETELRRRGDADVKVADEAEQGTLL, from the coding sequence ATGTTGATTGAGAGCAGTGGGATCCTATCAAAACCTGTAGATCATGCATCTCGCATCCGGGTCGTTGACCTCGAAACAGCCGGGAATGGCCCGAATGATGTTTGCGAGATCGGCTGGCAGGACGTCGTGCTTGGCCATGACGGGAGATGGCGGGTTGACGATGAGCGCGGATCATTGCTTATAAATCCAGGGCGACCGATCTCTCCTGAGACGATGGCAATACATCACATCGTGGACGCAGAGGTCGCGACGGCACCTTTTTGGAAAGAAATTGCCGCAAGCGTCTTACGGCCGGAAGGTGGAGTGATCGCACTGGCTGCACATCGGGCAAGTTTCGAGCAGCGCTACTGCACCCCCAGATTTTCCAGGGGAGCGGCCTGGATATGTACGTGGAAATGCGCGCTTCGCCTGTGGCCTGAACTGCCGAGGTTCTCCAACCAGATGCTCCGGTATCTGCGTATGCCCGAGGGACTGGTGCACGCGATCGGTCTTCCCGCCCACCGCGCAATGCCCGATGCGTACGTAACCGGACATCATTTGCGGGACATGTTGAATGAATCCACCTTCGAGCAACTGGTGAAATGGAGCAGCGAGCCGGGCCTTTTGCCACGAGTACCTACAGGCCCCGAGCGTGGAAAAAGCTGGGATCGGGTGGATATTGCGGTATTGCAGGCGTTCGCTCGCGATCGGGATACCGACGTCCGCTTCAGCGCGGAGACGGAACTTCGCCGCCGTGGTGACGCGGACGTAAAAGTGGCTGACGAAGCCGAGCAGGGAACACTGCTTTAG
- a CDS encoding GH36-type glycosyl hydrolase domain-containing protein, whose translation MATDLDRSFQMPRRDELGLFTISNGSGLSISALPNGTLFAIEYADDKGSVQINQIQGSPLAGGVGRLYLRIGGAAPEVVELVGPRANGSFGHDATSLSWSGKRGNIGYNVRLALHPSETAWFWRASIRHLKDGTLPVDLVLIQDVGLGDRGFLMNSEAYASQYVDHHIADHETFGPVVMNRQNLKQSGARNPWLAQGCLDGAAAYATDAIQLVQASDRLGDLLVGPFGTNLPSKRRQQETACPAIQSKSLSVPATGATATFFAVFAADHPEASSDADLSRLDELAATDSAVSDIEEATPVRSLLQDAALLKAEALDKKAIGKLYPERSLEERVDGKLLSFFVPDGVLNRHVVLRDKELMVARRHGAIVRSGQNMLLDDATLAATCWMQGIFAAQLTIGNTSFHKLFSVSRDPYNLTRASGLRIMADVGAGWQLLAVPSAFEMGLSDCRWIYRLPERTIIVSAVASGEDAAMQWTVSVEGERCRFLVFGHVVLGEREYDAGGQIEFDTSAKRILFRPDPAWLWGERYPDAGYWLVSSTPDAIEEIGGDELLYSDGVTRNGAFVALRSLMTQALSFAVVGSMTDAAEAERLAQRYEAGITHEAMLAPASTFWRNTVRGVTIVGTSPDLAAQTALLPWLAHDAIVHLSVPHGLEQYTGAAWGTRDACQGPIEFLLAYEHDREAKEVLKTVFSEQYLEKGDWPQWFMLEPYANIRAGDSHGDIVVWPLKALCDYIEATGDLAILHEKVSWRDEKTMARAPELDTIAIHVEKLLETVREAFIPGTHLIRYGEGDWNDSLQPADPHLRDWMVSSWTVALLYEQIVRYSAILRRLGHGGKAKGLRKIATAMRRDFNRHLVRDGVVAGYGIFDPSHDGVELLLHPSDRRTGLHFSLISMTQAMLGGLFTPVQRRVHMKLIEEHLLFPDGVRLMEKPATYAGGPETLFRRAESSSFFGREIGLMYVHAHLRYCETLALEAEVDELWKAIAVVNPISVTTALPHASLRQRNTYFSSSDAAFHDRYQATAEWERVKAGEMAVDGGWRIYSSGPGLYTRSFVENILGFKRRFGRRKRKPLLPAIHASADLQTDHAAWRRLMKPKPEV comes from the coding sequence ATGGCCACGGACCTTGACCGCAGTTTTCAAATGCCCCGACGCGACGAGCTTGGCCTCTTCACGATTAGCAACGGTTCCGGCCTGTCGATATCGGCCTTGCCGAACGGCACCCTGTTTGCCATCGAATACGCCGACGACAAGGGATCGGTGCAGATCAACCAGATCCAGGGCTCGCCGCTCGCCGGCGGCGTCGGTCGCCTTTATCTGCGCATCGGCGGGGCCGCGCCCGAGGTGGTGGAGCTTGTCGGGCCTCGCGCTAACGGCAGCTTCGGGCACGATGCGACGAGCCTCTCCTGGAGCGGCAAGAGAGGCAATATCGGCTACAATGTCCGCCTCGCGCTTCATCCCTCCGAAACGGCCTGGTTCTGGCGTGCCTCCATCCGGCATCTGAAGGATGGGACGCTGCCGGTCGATCTGGTGCTGATCCAGGACGTCGGTCTCGGCGATCGCGGCTTCCTGATGAACAGCGAAGCCTATGCATCGCAATATGTCGATCATCATATCGCCGATCACGAGACATTCGGCCCTGTCGTGATGAACCGGCAAAATCTCAAGCAGTCGGGCGCCCGCAACCCCTGGCTCGCGCAGGGCTGCCTCGATGGCGCGGCTGCCTATGCCACCGATGCGATCCAGCTGGTGCAGGCGAGTGACCGTCTCGGCGACCTGCTGGTCGGCCCCTTCGGCACCAACCTGCCGAGCAAACGGCGGCAGCAGGAGACGGCATGTCCCGCCATTCAGTCGAAATCGCTCTCCGTGCCGGCGACCGGCGCGACCGCGACCTTCTTTGCCGTGTTCGCCGCTGATCATCCCGAGGCGTCGAGCGATGCCGACCTTTCACGGCTTGACGAGCTCGCGGCCACAGACAGTGCGGTCTCCGATATCGAGGAGGCCACGCCGGTCCGCAGCCTGCTGCAGGATGCGGCCCTGCTGAAGGCCGAGGCGCTGGATAAAAAGGCGATCGGCAAGCTCTATCCGGAGCGGAGCCTGGAAGAGCGCGTCGACGGAAAGCTTCTTTCGTTTTTCGTGCCGGACGGCGTTCTGAACCGTCATGTGGTCCTGCGCGACAAGGAGTTGATGGTGGCGCGCCGTCACGGTGCCATCGTCCGCAGCGGCCAGAATATGCTGCTCGATGATGCGACGCTTGCCGCGACCTGTTGGATGCAAGGCATTTTCGCCGCCCAGTTGACGATCGGCAATACGTCTTTCCACAAGCTCTTTTCCGTCTCCCGAGACCCCTACAATCTGACCCGCGCCAGCGGGCTGCGCATCATGGCGGATGTCGGCGCCGGCTGGCAGCTACTGGCGGTGCCGTCGGCTTTCGAAATGGGGCTCAGCGATTGTCGCTGGATCTATCGCCTCCCCGAACGCACGATCATCGTATCGGCGGTCGCCTCCGGCGAGGATGCAGCGATGCAGTGGACCGTCTCCGTCGAAGGCGAGCGGTGCCGCTTCCTGGTGTTCGGCCACGTCGTGCTTGGCGAGCGAGAATATGATGCGGGCGGGCAGATCGAATTCGATACGTCAGCCAAACGCATCCTTTTCCGGCCGGACCCGGCCTGGCTCTGGGGCGAGCGTTATCCCGATGCCGGCTATTGGCTGGTGAGCTCGACGCCCGATGCGATCGAGGAGATCGGTGGCGACGAACTGCTCTATAGCGACGGGGTAACACGCAACGGCGCCTTCGTGGCGCTCCGATCCCTGATGACGCAGGCGCTCTCTTTCGCCGTCGTCGGCTCGATGACCGATGCGGCGGAAGCCGAGCGCCTGGCGCAACGTTACGAGGCCGGCATCACCCATGAAGCCATGCTTGCACCGGCATCAACATTCTGGCGGAACACCGTGCGCGGCGTGACGATCGTCGGCACGTCGCCTGATCTTGCCGCGCAGACGGCCCTGCTGCCCTGGCTTGCGCATGATGCGATCGTGCATCTGAGCGTACCGCACGGCCTCGAGCAATATACCGGTGCTGCCTGGGGCACACGCGACGCCTGCCAGGGGCCGATCGAATTCCTGCTCGCCTACGAGCATGACCGGGAGGCCAAGGAAGTGCTGAAAACCGTCTTCAGCGAACAATACCTGGAAAAGGGAGACTGGCCGCAATGGTTCATGCTGGAGCCCTATGCCAACATCCGGGCGGGCGATAGTCACGGCGACATCGTCGTCTGGCCGCTAAAGGCGCTCTGCGATTACATCGAAGCGACCGGCGATCTCGCCATCCTCCACGAGAAAGTCTCCTGGCGCGACGAAAAGACGATGGCCCGGGCGCCGGAGCTCGACACCATCGCGATCCATGTCGAGAAGCTGCTCGAGACCGTTCGCGAAGCTTTCATCCCGGGAACACATCTGATCCGCTATGGCGAGGGAGACTGGAACGATTCCCTGCAACCGGCCGATCCGCATCTGCGCGACTGGATGGTCAGCAGCTGGACCGTTGCCCTGCTCTATGAGCAGATCGTCCGTTATTCGGCGATCCTGCGCCGCCTCGGCCATGGCGGCAAGGCCAAGGGCTTGAGGAAGATCGCAACGGCGATGCGCCGGGATTTCAACCGCCATCTCGTGCGCGATGGCGTCGTTGCCGGCTACGGTATCTTCGATCCCAGCCATGACGGCGTCGAATTGCTGCTGCATCCGAGCGACCGGCGCACCGGGCTGCATTTCTCGCTGATCTCGATGACGCAGGCGATGCTCGGCGGCCTCTTCACGCCGGTTCAGAGGCGCGTTCATATGAAGCTCATCGAGGAGCATCTGCTCTTTCCCGACGGCGTGCGGCTGATGGAAAAGCCGGCGACCTATGCCGGCGGGCCTGAGACGCTGTTTCGCCGCGCCGAATCCTCCTCCTTCTTCGGCCGGGAGATCGGGCTCATGTATGTCCATGCGCATCTGCGCTACTGCGAAACGTTGGCGCTGGAGGCAGAAGTGGACGAACTCTGGAAGGCGATCGCCGTCGTCAATCCGATTTCTGTCACCACGGCGCTGCCACATGCTTCGCTGCGCCAGCGCAATACCTATTTCAGCAGCAGCGATGCGGCTTTTCACGATCGTTATCAGGCAACGGCGGAATGGGAGCGCGTCAAGGCGGGAGAGATGGCCGTCGACGGCGGATGGCGGATCTATTCAAGTGGCCCGGGGCTCTACACCAGGAGCTTCGTCGAAAATATCCTCGGCTTCAAACGGCGCTTCGGCCGGCGCAAACGCAAACCCCTTCTGCCCGCGATCCACGCCTCAGCCGATCTGCAAACGGATCACGCCGCCTGGCGGCGGCTGATGAAGCCGAAGCCTGAGGTGTGA
- a CDS encoding FadR/GntR family transcriptional regulator, translating into MADKDNAVFTTIQQAPNLRSNLADMLTAQIESGDLKPGQRLPTEQAIMTATGVSRTIVREALAALRAKGLITTRQGLGAFVSNDPTPRSFSIIPNDLQSIDEVLRVLELRMGVEYEAAGLAAMRRTQEDIERMQDRLDALDKALEEGGYGAQEDYAFHRSILVATQNSYYGRLFDTFGNIMVPRQWARLDKMTSAERKRHAARMRREHHAIFAAIRDRDESAARRAIRSHLSKSAARFEELRDATA; encoded by the coding sequence ATGGCAGATAAGGACAACGCGGTTTTTACCACCATTCAGCAGGCGCCCAACCTGCGCAGCAACCTTGCCGATATGTTGACGGCACAAATCGAGTCCGGCGACCTGAAGCCCGGCCAACGCCTGCCGACCGAACAGGCGATCATGACGGCAACCGGCGTCAGCCGGACGATCGTCCGCGAAGCGCTCGCCGCGCTGCGCGCGAAGGGGCTGATCACCACGCGGCAAGGCCTTGGGGCTTTCGTCTCGAACGATCCGACGCCCAGATCCTTCTCCATCATTCCCAACGACCTGCAGTCGATCGACGAGGTTTTGCGCGTGCTGGAGCTGCGCATGGGGGTCGAATACGAAGCCGCCGGTCTTGCCGCGATGCGGCGCACGCAGGAAGATATCGAGCGCATGCAGGATCGTCTCGACGCCCTCGACAAGGCGCTCGAGGAGGGTGGATACGGCGCGCAAGAGGATTATGCCTTCCACAGATCCATTCTGGTCGCGACGCAAAACTCCTATTACGGCCGCCTCTTCGACACGTTCGGCAACATCATGGTGCCGCGGCAATGGGCGCGCTTGGACAAGATGACATCCGCCGAGCGCAAGCGCCATGCGGCGCGTATGCGCAGGGAACACCATGCCATATTCGCGGCGATCCGCGACCGCGACGAATCCGCCGCCCGTCGCGCCATCCGAAGCCACCTGTCGAAAAGCGCCGCACGCTTCGAGGAGCTGCGCGACGCTACCGCATAA
- the kduD gene encoding 2-dehydro-3-deoxy-D-gluconate 5-dehydrogenase KduD: protein MSIVANPFDLSGRVAVVTGANTGLGQAIAAALAQAGASIVAVGRSSMDETEALVKEAGSRFHVVKADLASIEPVKGIVTETIQTFGGLDILVNNAGIIRRADALDFTEEDWDAVIDVNLKTAFFLSQAAGRHMVDKGRGKIINIASLLSFQGGIRIPSYTASKSGLAGLTKLLACEWAGKGVNVNAIAPGYFVTNNTTALREDADRNAAILARIPAGRWGTPSELGGAAVFLASSASDYVHGTVLPVDGGWLAR, encoded by the coding sequence GTGAGCATCGTGGCAAATCCCTTCGACCTTTCCGGCCGGGTTGCCGTCGTCACCGGTGCCAATACAGGGCTCGGCCAGGCCATCGCGGCCGCGTTGGCGCAGGCCGGTGCGTCGATCGTCGCCGTCGGACGCTCCTCGATGGACGAAACCGAGGCACTGGTGAAGGAGGCGGGAAGCCGCTTCCATGTCGTCAAGGCCGATCTCGCCAGCATCGAACCGGTCAAGGGGATCGTCACTGAGACCATCCAGACCTTCGGCGGCCTCGACATCCTCGTCAACAATGCCGGCATCATCCGCCGCGCCGATGCGCTCGACTTCACCGAGGAAGACTGGGACGCGGTGATCGACGTCAATCTGAAGACCGCCTTCTTCCTGTCGCAGGCGGCCGGCCGCCACATGGTCGACAAGGGCAGGGGCAAGATTATCAACATCGCCTCGCTGCTCTCCTTCCAGGGCGGCATCCGCATCCCGTCTTATACCGCCTCAAAAAGTGGGCTTGCCGGACTGACCAAGCTGCTGGCCTGCGAATGGGCCGGCAAGGGCGTCAACGTCAACGCCATTGCGCCGGGTTACTTCGTGACCAACAACACCACGGCGCTGCGCGAGGATGCCGACCGCAATGCCGCCATCCTTGCCCGCATCCCGGCCGGGCGCTGGGGAACGCCGTCCGAACTCGGCGGTGCGGCCGTATTCCTGGCATCGTCGGCATCCGACTACGTGCATGGAACGGTGCTGCCCGTCGATGGCGGTTGGCTGGCGCGCTGA
- the kduI gene encoding 5-dehydro-4-deoxy-D-glucuronate isomerase — protein MQIDVRHASHPEAVRDFDTETLRRHFLVETVFASGEIRLTYSHYDRMVIGGATPLGPGLTLTAPTAIGQETFLAERELGALNIGGAGRIIVDGTNYDLAKYDCLYVGKGAKDIRFESADAANPAKFYLVSTPAHQTHPTVLLTREKARHLTPGEAATANKRSIYQFIHPDVCQSCQLTLGFTMIEPGSVWNTMPAHTHDRRMEAYLYFDLEAEQRVFHFMGEPQQTRHMLVANEQAVISPPWSIHSGAGTRNYSFIWAMAGDNKSFTDMDHIAIADLR, from the coding sequence ATGCAGATCGACGTGAGGCACGCCTCCCATCCCGAGGCCGTGCGTGATTTCGACACGGAGACGCTGCGGCGTCACTTTCTGGTGGAAACCGTCTTCGCGAGCGGAGAGATCCGGCTCACATATTCGCATTACGACCGGATGGTCATCGGCGGCGCGACGCCACTCGGCCCGGGGCTGACGCTGACGGCGCCGACGGCGATCGGACAGGAAACCTTCCTTGCCGAGCGTGAACTCGGCGCCCTGAACATCGGCGGTGCCGGCCGCATCATCGTCGACGGCACGAACTACGATCTTGCCAAATATGATTGCCTCTATGTCGGCAAGGGTGCCAAGGACATCAGGTTCGAGAGCGCGGATGCCGCCAATCCGGCAAAGTTCTATCTGGTCTCGACGCCAGCGCATCAAACGCACCCGACCGTATTGCTCACCCGCGAAAAGGCCCGTCACCTGACGCCGGGCGAAGCCGCGACGGCCAACAAGCGGTCGATCTACCAGTTCATCCATCCTGATGTCTGCCAGTCGTGCCAACTCACACTGGGCTTCACCATGATCGAGCCGGGCAGCGTCTGGAACACCATGCCTGCCCATACGCATGACCGCCGCATGGAAGCCTATCTCTATTTCGATCTGGAAGCGGAGCAGCGTGTCTTCCACTTCATGGGCGAGCCGCAGCAGACCCGGCATATGCTTGTCGCCAACGAACAGGCAGTCATCTCGCCGCCGTGGTCGATCCATTCGGGCGCCGGCACCAGGAACTACAGCTTCATCTGGGCGATGGCCGGCGACAATAAGAGCTTCACCGACATGGACCATATCGCCATTGCAGATCTGAGGTGA
- a CDS encoding DUF1127 domain-containing protein, which translates to MNVARSFNNWRKYRQTVAELGRMSARELDDLGIGRSEIRNVARAAIAR; encoded by the coding sequence ATGAACGTAGCACGCTCTTTCAATAACTGGCGCAAGTACCGTCAGACGGTCGCTGAACTGGGTCGTATGTCCGCACGCGAACTGGACGACCTCGGCATCGGCCGCAGCGAAATCCGCAACGTCGCCCGCGCAGCCATCGCCCGCTAA
- a CDS encoding 3'-5' exonuclease, protein MSVHRDSQLDMFAKASPAIAKARGPSHRRPSQPVVHSDEDMARALEESGNYRILRKLAARPIASVRQPGFSRLGVILDTETTGLNHRSDEIIEIGAVAFTFDDDGAIGDIVGIYGGLQQPSRPIPPDITRLTGITDAMVEGQLIDIQSLRTLIEPADLIIAHNAGFDRPFCEAFSKIFTGKAWACSVSEIDWSARGFEGTKLGYLVGQAGYFHEGHRAVDDCHALLEILDREQRNGESPFTELYRASQRSRIRIFAEHSPFEMKDHLKARGYRWSDGSDGRLKSWWIEVGEEDLGDELSYLRSDIYRWAEAEPPIVRLTAFDRFKL, encoded by the coding sequence ATGAGCGTGCACAGAGATTCGCAACTCGACATGTTTGCCAAGGCATCGCCCGCGATTGCCAAGGCACGCGGTCCATCGCACCGGCGGCCATCGCAGCCGGTCGTTCACTCCGATGAAGACATGGCGCGGGCGCTCGAAGAGAGCGGCAACTATCGCATCTTGAGAAAACTGGCCGCCCGGCCGATTGCGTCAGTCAGACAGCCGGGGTTTTCGCGGCTCGGCGTCATTCTCGATACCGAGACCACAGGTCTCAACCACCGCAGCGACGAGATCATCGAAATCGGCGCCGTCGCCTTTACCTTCGACGATGACGGCGCAATCGGCGATATCGTCGGCATTTACGGCGGCCTGCAACAGCCGTCCCGGCCGATCCCGCCGGACATCACCCGCCTGACTGGTATCACCGATGCGATGGTCGAAGGACAGCTCATCGATATCCAATCGCTGAGAACTCTGATCGAGCCGGCGGATCTGATCATTGCCCACAATGCCGGTTTCGACCGGCCGTTCTGCGAGGCCTTCTCGAAGATTTTCACCGGCAAAGCCTGGGCATGCTCCGTTTCGGAGATCGATTGGAGCGCCCGCGGCTTCGAGGGTACGAAGCTCGGTTATCTCGTCGGCCAGGCCGGATATTTCCACGAAGGCCATCGCGCCGTGGACGACTGCCACGCACTCCTGGAAATCCTCGATCGAGAGCAGCGCAACGGTGAAAGCCCGTTCACCGAGCTTTACCGCGCCAGCCAGCGCTCGCGCATCCGTATCTTTGCCGAACACAGCCCGTTCGAGATGAAGGATCATCTGAAGGCGAGGGGTTACCGCTGGTCGGACGGCAGCGACGGCCGCTTGAAGTCCTGGTGGATCGAAGTCGGCGAAGAGGATCTCGGCGACGAACTTTCCTATCTGCGCTCGGATATTTACCGCTGGGCCGAGGCGGAGCCGCCGATCGTGCGGCTGACGGCCTTCGATCGTTTCAAACTCTGA